A single window of Oncorhynchus clarkii lewisi isolate Uvic-CL-2024 chromosome 10, UVic_Ocla_1.0, whole genome shotgun sequence DNA harbors:
- the LOC139419580 gene encoding peripherin-2-like translates to MVLMKMKFPFEKRMKLAQGLWLLSWMATLAGALTFTLGCFLKTELRRRAEVMDNTEIHAVPNTLMIVGLASLGINYFAGRMCQDALDAGRFPRWKTFLQPYWGVSLFFTLLMLSTVIMSYAMKGNLEWSLKIGLKNGIRFYKDTDTPGRCFQKQTIDRLQMEFQCCGNTDFKDWFEVQWISNRYLDFSSKEVKDRVKSNVDGRYLFDGVPFSCCNPSSPRPCIQDRLTNNSAHYNYEHQTEELNIYIRGCREALVNYYMGLMNTIGAAVLSIFLVQSSVLVSLRYLQTAMEAVAGQENTEIETEGYLLEKGVKETIMEYVTPVLVFLQLNQVGSEDAEAGETPAK, encoded by the exons ATGGTGCTGATGAAGATGAAGTTCCCTTTTGAGAAGAGAATGAAGCTAGCCCAGGGGCTGTGGCTGCTCTCCTGGATGGCCACACTGGCCGGAGCGTTGACTTTCACCCTGGGCTGCTTCCTCAAGACCGAGCTCCGCAGGAGGGCAGAG GTAATGGACAACACAGAGATCCATGCTGTGCCCAACACCCTGATGATAGTGGGTCTGGCCTCTCTGGGTATCAACTACTTTGCTGGCCGTATGTGCCAGGATGCCCTGGATGCCGGACGCTTCCCCCGCTGGAAGACCTTCCTACAACCCTACTGGGGAGTCTCCCTCTTTTTCACACTCCTCATGCTGTCGACTGTGATCATGAGCTACGCTATGAAGGGGAATCTGGAGTGGTCCCTGAAGATCGGCCTGAAGAACGGCATCCGCTTCTACAAGGACACAGACACACCCGGCCGCTGCTTCCAGAAGCAGACCATTGACCGCCTGCAGATGGAGTTCCAGTGCTGTGGAAACACCGACTTCAAGGACTGGTTCGAGGTCCAGTGGATCAGCAACCGCTACCTAGACTTTAGCTCTAAGGAAGTGAAGGA cCGTGTTAAGAGCAACGTGGACGGGCGTTACCTGTTTGATGGGGTCCCTTTCAGCTGCTGCAACCCCAGTTCCCCAAGACCCTGCATCCAGGACCGCCTCACCAACAACTCAGCCCACTACAACTACGAGCACCAGACCGAGGAGCTCAACATCTACATCCGCGGCTGCAGGGAGGCTCTGGTCAATTACTACATGGGCCTGATGAACACTATTGGTGCTGCGGTGCTGTCCATCTTCCTGGTCCAG TCATCAGTGTTGGTAAGTCTGCGGTACCTGCAGACAGCCATGGAGGCGGTGGCAGGGCAGGAGAACACTGAGATTGAGACCGAGGGCTACCTGCTGGAAAAAGGGGTGAAGGAGACGATCATGGAGTACGTGACTCCTGTGCTGGTTTTCCTTCAGCTGAACCAGGTGGGAAGTGAGGACGCTGAAGCTGGGGAGACCCCCGCCAAATAA
- the LOC139418536 gene encoding ribosomal protein S6 kinase alpha-4-like yields MSGDGSDSSSSSSDDSDTGIRRKACTVKHEITNANLTGHSERVGMENFELLKVLGTGAYGKVFLVRKNSGHDEGKLYAMKVLKKAAIVQKAKTAEHTRTERQVLEHIRQSPFLVTLHYAFQTQTKLHLILDYVSGGEMFTHLYQRDHFSEEEVRIYIGEIILALEHLHKLGIVYRDIKLENILLDSEGHLVLTDFGLSKEFLEEEKERTYSFCGTIEYMAPEIIRGKSGHGKSVDWWSLGILMFELLTGASPFTLEGERNSQSEVSKRILRCEPPFPSMIGVVAQDLLRKLLVKDPHKRLGSGPRGAEDIKSHAFFKGLSWSDLAEKKVVSPFKPEIRSELDTGNFAEEFTGMNPVYSPASTPPSTDRLFQGYSFVAPSILFNKNVVMGDFMEGQMGADRPGSATVCRSAMLADSTFFQLYELCLQGAPLGEGSFSVCRKCRHHQSGHEYAVKIISRRMEVNTQREIAALRQCEAHPNIVKLHEVYTDQFHTYLVMELLRGGELLERIKRKKLFGEAEASQLLRSLVSAVGFMHEAGVVHRDLKPENVLFADEGEDSVLKVIDFGFARLCPAGSAPLQTPCFTLQYAAPELFHSTGYDQACDLWSLGVILYTMLSGQVPFQSEQQQRAGMTSSYAADIMHKIKEGDFSLAGEAWKGVSDEAKELVKGLLTVDPERRLKLSALRENSWLQGGAILSSTPLCTPDVLETRGPIVRSYVNATYKAFNKGKREGFFLKSVDNAPLAKRRKLKMTSTGVETRRSSSSSSSSSSSSAASAATTNLKTQPPHQTLPPKLEKS; encoded by the exons ATGTCTGGGGACGGCtcggatagtagtagtagtagtagcgatGACTCCGATACAGGGATCCGGAGAAAAGCCTGCACTGTCAAACATGAGATTACCAATG cgAACCTCACAGGCCATTCTGAGAGAGTGGGCATGGAGAACTTTGAGCTTCTCAAAGTCTTGGGCACAGGAG ccTACGGGAAAGTGTTTCTGGTCAGGAAGAACAGTGGTCACGATGAAGGGAAGCTGTATGCCATGAAG GTGCTGAAGAAAGCAGCCATCGTTCAGAAGGCGAAGACAGCGGAGCACACGCGTACAGAGAGACAGGTGCTGGAGCACATCCGCCAGTCCCCGTTCCTGGTCACACTGCACTACGCCTTCCAGACCCAGACCAAGCTCCATCTCATCCTGG ACTATGTGAGCGGAGGGGAGATGTTCACACACTTGTACCAGCGGGATCACTTCTCTGAGGAAGAGGTGCGGATCTACATCGGGGAGATTATCCTGGCACTGGAGCACCTCCACAAG CTCGGCATCGTGTACCGGGACATCAAGTTGGAGAACATCCTATTGGACAGCGAGGGACATTTGGTGCTGACAGATTTTGGGCTCAGCAAAGAGTTCCTTGAGGAGGAG AAGGAAAGGACGTATTCGTTCTGTGGCACCATAGAGTACATGGCTCCAGAGATCATCAGGGGGAAGTCTGGTCATGGAAAG TCAGTAGATTGGTGGAGTTTGGGTATCCTGATGTTTGAATTGCTGACGGGGGCGTCCCCATTCAcactggagggggagaggaactCCCAGAGTGAGGTGTCCAA GCGTATCTTGCGCTGCGAACCGCCGTTCCCCTCTATGATCGGAGTCGTGGCTCAGGACCTGCTGAGGAAGCTGTTGGTTAAAGACCCCCACAAGAGACTAGGCTCGGGACCACGAGGGGCCGAGGACATCAAAAGTCATGCCTTCTTCAAG GGTCTCAGTTGGTCAGACCTTGCTGAGAAGAAGGTAGTCAGCCCATTCAAACCAGAGATCAGGAGTGAGCTGGATACAGGGAACTTTGCTGAGGAGTTCACTGGCATGAATCCTGTCTATTCTCCAGCCAGCACCCCACCAAGCACTGACCGCCTGTTCCAG GGCTACTCCTTCGTTGCTCCCTCCATTCTGTTCAACAAGAACGTGGTGATGGGTGACTTCATGGAGGGCCAGATGGGAGCAGACCGGCCGGGCTCAGCCACTGTCTGTCGCAGTGCTATGTTAGCG GACTCTACGTTCTTCCAGCTGTATGAGCTGTGCCTGCAGGGGGCGCCCCTGGGCGAGGGTAGCTTCTCTGTGTGCAGGAAGTGTCGACACCACCAGAGCGGCCATGAGTACGCCGTCAAGATCATCAGCCGCAG AATGGAAGTAAACACTCAGAGGGAGATTGCTGCCCTCAGGCAGTGTGAGGCTCACCCCAACATCGTCAAACTGCATGAGGTCTACACTGATCAG ttCCATACATACCTGGTGATGGAGCTGCTGCGTGGGGGGGAGCTGCTGGAGAGGATCAAGAGGAAGAAATTGTTTGGGGAGGCAGAGGCCAGTCAGCTTCTCAGGAGCCTGGTGTCAGCTGTCGGCTTCATGCACGAGGCTGGAGTGGTGCACAGAGACCTCAAACCAGAG AATGTGCTGTTTGCAGACGAGGGGGAGGACTCGGTGCTCAAGGTGATAGATTTTGGTTTTGCCCGACTGTGCCCTGCAGGCAGCGCCCCCCTGCAGACTCCCTGCTTTACACTGCAGTACGCTGCTCCTGAGCTCTTCCACAGCACCGGTTACGACCAGGCCTGCGACCTCTGGAGCCTTGGGGTCATCCTG TACACCATGCTGTCAGGACAGGTGCCCTTTCAGAGTGAGCAGCAGCAGCGGGCGGGGATGACCTCATCTTATGCGGCCGACATCATGCATAAGATTAAAGAGGGTGACTTCTCTTTGGCTGGAGAGGCTTGGAAGGGTGTGTCAGACGAGGCTAAAGAGCTTGTGAAAG GGCTGCTGACGGTGGATCCAGAGAGGCGTCTCAAGCTGTCtgctctgagagagaacagctggCTGCAGGGCGGGGCCATCTTATCCTCCACCCCCCTCTGCACCCCAGATGTGCTCGAGACACGTGGCCCCATCGTCCGCTCCTATGTCAACGCCACCTACAAG GCATTCAacaaggggaagagggagggctTCTTTCTGAAGAGTGTCGACAACGCCCCCCTTGCAAAGCGACGCAAGCTCAAGATGACAAGTACAGGTGTGGAGACTCGACGgagctcctcttcctcctcctcgtcatcATCTTCCTCAGCTGCCTCTGCCGCTACAACAAACCTAAAAACACAGCCACCACACCAAACTCTACCCCCGAAGCTAGAAAAGAGCTAG